A DNA window from Bacteroidota bacterium contains the following coding sequences:
- a CDS encoding T9SS type A sorting domain-containing protein: KPNSPCIDKGEIDVYSDIKYDIDKNLRLMGLMVDIGVYEMPKPKAIFPQDKSGTFSNKIIDYQWALNKYGNINASHNFMIKAWEKGNESIPVDKSSLNTYDFASLYSYQPRKAYQWIVGTVVDSFTYWSDTTTFYVGHNHPLYVKSGSNGDGTSWASAYGELIDALNASYPGDQVWVAAGTYKPATVTDRNASFKLKSAVALYGGFNGTESFEEYRNPKANLTILSGDIGISGDASDNSYHVFCDTVSLAEDSIVGALVDGFTITGGNSDAGNGAAMLNLYASPEVYNCIFTNNHAANGAAIYNSKASSPYIYNSLFYGNTAGTAGGAICSDATSKPVVISSTITNNTAATGGGISGGGTIGNTIIFGNSTGEIDGQPAVTYSCVKGGFSGAGNVKGNPGFIDVGRNNYRLSGFSSCYNKGSNALLPFGYLSDLDYVHSRILQGVVDIGAYELEKPDTIKIDSITPAQNSTYKNIYGPVVVYFNQSVQRMNLGKIQITPAVNLKSTSLNADSTQLTLNYKTPWSFDQDYKLAIAANSVAYAGNNLIGTRDTSFKFRIRSCIPALIILDKTATLFCPNVSTTLKVDTVKGDGNSDFKWYYGLNLLSKFNGLNKMNIDSISDNTLGLYKCEISDMCGLQTEDSIRLGYKANITYPEIVKKWNDILLVKNPDGLFSNYVWKYGGSDLGKNVQYITYNRFGTYDVWATDAGSGCTVHGQYVVNSKKSASIKIYPNPIHVSDIVTIDFGEQKSGTIRLFDMKGVLVYSGEFNTDVQYRFNNTNLMPGVYLLEIVSDGERTVNKLVINK; the protein is encoded by the coding sequence AAGCCTAATTCTCCTTGTATAGATAAAGGTGAAATTGATGTATATTCAGATATAAAATATGACATTGATAAAAATTTAAGGTTGATGGGATTAATGGTTGACATTGGAGTATACGAAATGCCTAAGCCAAAAGCAATTTTCCCTCAGGATAAAAGTGGGACATTTTCTAATAAAATTATTGATTATCAATGGGCTCTTAATAAATATGGTAACATTAATGCTTCACATAATTTTATGATAAAGGCCTGGGAAAAGGGAAATGAATCTATTCCTGTTGATAAATCTTCTCTTAATACTTATGATTTTGCTTCATTATATTCATATCAGCCAAGAAAGGCTTACCAATGGATTGTTGGAACAGTGGTGGATAGTTTTACGTACTGGTCGGATACGACAACTTTTTACGTCGGGCATAATCATCCCCTTTATGTTAAGTCGGGTAGTAATGGAGATGGAACCTCATGGGCCAGTGCTTATGGAGAACTTATTGATGCACTGAATGCCTCTTATCCCGGCGATCAGGTCTGGGTGGCTGCCGGTACCTATAAGCCGGCAACCGTAACCGACCGCAATGCTTCTTTTAAATTAAAGTCGGCGGTTGCACTTTATGGCGGCTTTAACGGGACTGAAAGCTTTGAGGAATACCGTAACCCAAAAGCTAATTTGACGATTCTTTCCGGAGATATAGGAATCTCGGGCGATGCTTCGGATAATAGTTATCATGTCTTTTGCGATACGGTTTCATTAGCTGAGGATTCTATTGTCGGAGCTTTAGTGGACGGATTTACCATAACCGGCGGGAATTCCGATGCGGGCAATGGAGCGGCTATGTTAAACCTATATGCATCGCCTGAGGTTTATAATTGTATATTTACAAACAATCATGCTGCAAACGGCGCTGCTATTTATAACAGCAAGGCTTCGTCTCCTTACATATACAATAGCCTGTTCTATGGAAATACGGCAGGAACAGCCGGCGGTGCAATATGTAGTGATGCAACTTCCAAACCCGTGGTAATCAGCTCAACCATTACGAATAATACGGCAGCAACCGGCGGCGGAATAAGCGGCGGTGGAACAATTGGCAATACCATTATTTTTGGCAACAGTACCGGGGAAATTGACGGGCAGCCTGCAGTAACCTATAGTTGTGTGAAGGGTGGTTTTAGCGGTGCGGGAAATGTAAAGGGTAATCCGGGTTTTATTGATGTTGGCAGGAACAATTACCGATTGTCCGGATTTTCTTCCTGTTACAATAAAGGATCCAATGCTTTATTGCCGTTCGGTTATCTTTCAGATTTGGATTATGTTCATTCCCGTATATTGCAGGGTGTGGTTGACATCGGCGCGTATGAACTTGAAAAACCGGATACCATAAAAATCGATTCAATTACTCCTGCTCAAAATTCTACTTATAAAAATATTTATGGTCCTGTTGTGGTATATTTCAATCAATCGGTGCAAAGGATGAATTTAGGCAAAATACAAATCACCCCGGCTGTAAACCTTAAAAGTACCAGTCTAAATGCCGATAGTACTCAGTTGACGCTTAATTATAAGACTCCCTGGAGTTTTGACCAGGATTATAAACTGGCAATAGCGGCCAATTCTGTTGCTTATGCCGGTAATAATTTAATCGGCACAAGGGATACCTCCTTTAAATTCAGGATAAGAAGCTGTATCCCTGCTTTAATTATTCTGGATAAGACAGCTACGCTTTTTTGCCCGAATGTCTCCACAACGCTTAAAGTCGATACAGTAAAAGGCGATGGCAATTCGGATTTCAAATGGTATTACGGGCTAAATCTGTTAAGTAAGTTTAATGGATTGAACAAGATGAATATAGATTCAATCAGTGATAATACTTTAGGCCTGTATAAATGTGAGATAAGCGATATGTGTGGTTTGCAGACTGAGGATTCTATCAGGCTTGGATACAAAGCAAATATTACCTATCCTGAAATTGTTAAAAAATGGAATGATATCCTGCTGGTAAAAAATCCGGATGGCCTGTTCAGCAACTATGTGTGGAAGTATGGTGGATCGGATTTAGGGAAAAATGTTCAGTATATAACTTACAATCGTTTTGGTACATACGATGTATGGGCCACTGATGCCGGTTCGGGATGTACAGTACATGGTCAGTACGTGGTTAATTCGAAGAAATCTGCGAGTATAAAAATTTATCCTAATCCTATACATGTTTCTGATATTGTAACCATTGATTTCGGGGAGCAAAAGTCGGGTACCATCCGATTGTTCGATATGAAGGGTGTACTGGTTTATTCCGGAGAATTTAATACTGATGTACAGTACCGGTTTAATAACACGAACCTGATGCCCGGGGTCTATTTGCTTGAAATTGTGAGCGATGGCGAACGGACTGTCAATAAATTAGTTATCAACAAATAA